The Desmodus rotundus isolate HL8 chromosome 2, HLdesRot8A.1, whole genome shotgun sequence region AGTCAGAGTTCATAGGCTCCAGCCCTGAGGGTGGGAGTTCTGGAGCCTTGGACCGGGCTGGGCTGACCCAGGCCATTCTGGTTTCAGAATCCCTCTCTGGGGTGGCGTTCTCATCACCATTGTGgacactttcttcttccttttcctggatAACTACGGTAGGTGTGGCCTTCACCTCAGAGGGGACAGTACTTTGGGGCAGGCAAGTGAACGTAGTAGGAGCCAGCTGCAGCCCTGTTGTTCTGAGGAAGGGCTGAGCTCCTCCCTCTCTGtggccttgaacaagttactCAGACttgtgtttcttcatctgtcacaCGGGGGAAATAACAGCACAGACGTCAGAGGGCTGTGGTGAGGATTCACTGAGGTCATATATGTTCGGCATGGGGCCCAGTCCTGGACAAAAGTGCTCAAGATTTCACCACTATTTCACCACTGTTCATGTCACAgtgttgtgagtgtgtgtgtgtgtgtgttctctcccttgctctctccctaGGGTTGCGAAAGCTGGAAGCCTTTTTTGGATTCCTTATTACCATTATGGCCTTGACCTTCGGCTATGAGGTAGGAAGCAAGAGCTGCAACAGCCCCCCACAAAGccaccctctctctgcctcctgcagaGCCTGGGGGGTCAGGGTCTGGTGGAGAGCAAGAATGGCTTTGCAGGGGCAAAGCTTGGCCTGACCAGGCTCCACCCCACAGTACGTGGTGGCACGTCCTGCTCAGGGAGCGCTCCTCCGAGGCCTGTTCCTGCCCTTGTGCCCCGGCTGCGGCCAGCCAGAGTTGCTACAGGCCGTGGGCATCGTTGGCGCTATCATCATGCCGCACAACATCTACCTGCACTCAGCCCTGgtcaaggtgagcagaggagcagggagggagagaagcctgGTCCCTCAGCATCACCCTGGCCCCGCCTTCAAGCCTGGAGCTACTCCCCTTTGGCTCCTGCCTTCCAGATTTTAAGTGGAAAGTGAATCATCCTCTATTCAACATTTAGTAATAGAGCATCTATTGCGTGCTGGGGTCTGGGAGTCAATGATGAAAAGACAGACGAGTCCTCTGTCTTCCTAGAGCCTGCAttctagtgggggagacagaccataagcaggtaaaaaaaaaataatggaaagaatTATGAATCGTGCAAGGTGGtctgaaggaaacaaaagagaagaatgaCAGAGAATGACTGAGGAGGGGGCTACTTTCCAAGGAGGTGACCTTCGAACATGAAGGATGGGAAGGAAGATCAGGGGGTAGGCAGCCAGTCGGCACACCAGGGCCTGTCCCAGACTGCCCTGTAGGGGGCTTCAGAAAGAACTGGGGTTTGCAGAGAACATAGGTAAAGGTGTGAGTGTGGAGGATGTTGGGGTGGCTCTGAGAGACTTtggctcttccctcccctttgaACTTTATAGTCTCGAGAGATAGACCGGACCCGAAGGGCTGACATCCGAGAAGCCAACATGTACTTCCTGATTGAGGCCGCCATCGCCCTGTCTGTCTCCTTCTTCATCAACCTCTTTATTGTGGCTGTCTTTGGGCAGGCCTTCTACCAGCAAACCAACCAGGCTGCGGTGAGACACACCATACCTCCCCACGCTGTAGCAATCCTGGGGACCCTAGGCAACACAGCTAAGCCCTTTGAGTCTCTGGCCTACTCTCCAGGTGGTGGTAGGAGAGGAGGTCTGTGACCCTGGCCTCTCGCTGAGACCCCCTTCACCACCCTATTGGCTCCCTGCAGGAAGGTTCTTGAGGGTCAGAGCCACACGAGGGGCTACAAGGCACAGATATCCTAGGGAAGTGCCTAGAAGAAAGAGCTGTCTTGCTATATGACCTTTCAATGTTATACCCCCCTCTGGGTCTCCAGCTGCTCCTTGACACAAGGAGACAGGTCTAAATGGGTACAGCAAACCCTTGTCTTCAAGACCCGGCCAGTCACAGAGCTGTGGGAAGTGGGTTTGGTGTAGGGAAGAGGGGATTGTTGGGGCAGCTTGAGTCACTGCCAGTCAGTTGTCTCTCTGTGGTAATGCCAGCTCTTACAAACCCAGTAGACCCCCGGAAACTGGGTTCTCATGTGAGTTGTCAATTTTAAATGTTGGCAGTAAAttcacattaaagaaaaaacaacttgTTAGCCAAACAAAATATGTCTGGCCAGACTCAGCCCTTCCCACCACCAGTTTCCAACCCCTGGTCAAGGCCTGGCGGTCTGAGCTTCTAAGACTTGAGTGAGCACTTCACATCTCCTTCCACTGCCCCCGTGCCCGCAGTTCAACGTCTGTGCCAACAGTAGCCTCCATGACTATGCCAAGATCTTCCCCATGAACAACCATACAGTGGACGTGGACATTTACCAAGGAGTAAGTGAGCGGCAGAGGTGGGCGAGGAAGGACTAGAGTCTGCTGGGCTCCTTGCCACACCCACTAAGGGTGTGTCCTGTGAGGAGGGCGGGGCCGTGGATCTGATCACACCCCTTCCTCTAGGGCGTGATTTTGGGCTGCATCTTTGGCCCTGCAGCCCTCTACATCTGGGCAGTGGGGGTCCTGGCTGCTGGACAGAGCTCCACCATGACTGGCACCTACGCGGGACAATTTGTGATGGAGGTGGGGTCTGGGGCCAGGGTTTCAAGGTCAACTGGCATGCTATCTGGGGCTCAGTCATGGGAGACTGACCCAAGGCCGCAAACCCAGGACTAATAGGAGGCTTTTCCCGAAAACTCTTTAGGCTGCAGCAATCAGCTGTGGGAGGGGCACTCCCCTAATTTCTTGCCAACTAGGGACAGAACTGGCCTATTTCAGAGGTGCCAAACCAGAGGGTTCCCCCAGGCATGAGATGGGCTGAGGGAAGACAGAGGTATCCCTGGAATCGCCTGTCTTGAACCCAGCCACCAAGGTTCCCACCCTACACTCCAGGGTTTCCTGAAGCTGCGGTGGTCACGCTTTACCCGCGTCCTCCTCACTCGCTCCTGCGCCATCCTGCCCACGGTGCTCGTGGCCGTCTTCAGGGACCTGAGAGACCTGTCAGGCCTCAATGACCTGCTCAATGTGCTGCAGAGCCTGCTGGTGAGGGCAGTCCCATCACCCCTGCCCCCTGAGGAGCTAAACAGGGACCAGGGCAATCCCCTGTATTGATCCTACTCTCCTCCTGGTACAATCTAAACACATCTTGCCAAAAAGACTCACATAATCCCACAGCCAGCCCAGAGGTACAAACcaccattatctccattttgcagctTGGAAAGCTGATGCACGCAGTTAAGTGACAagcggcagagctggggttcaaactCAGGGAGCCTGGGACCACAGTCTGTAAACACTTTCTCCTGCTCTGAGGCCCCACAAGCTTGGAAGGCACAGAGGGggagaaactaaggctcagagtgGTTAGgagacttgcccaaggacacacagccaggTAGAGGATGATAGGAGCCCGGGgcccctcctctcctcactgtatTCTGAGGCCAGGGTacctcagccccaccctcccGATTTTCCCCAGCTTCCCTTCGCTGTGCTGCCCATTCTCACGTTCACAAGCATGCCTGCCCTCATGCAGGAGTTCGCCAATGGCTGGTGAGTACTCCCCATCCCAGGCACTGAGCTTGCATTCTggcatttgatcctcacaatcaCCTGGCGGTAGGAGTTACCTAGGAATTACCACTATTATCCCTATTATCCAGataagctcagagaggttaaggaacttgtccaaagtcacacacctAGCAAATGGGGGAGCCAGGACTGAAATCTGGGGATGGAGGCTCTTTCTAGACCCCGAGCTCTTCACTTTCAGCTCAGACTCTGCTCTCGCCAAACCCCACTGTGGTGGAGCCTGGAGAGCCCAAGAGGCAGAAGTGGGCGGGGGGTCTGCTCCAGGTCTCACAGCCCAGAGAAGCTGGCTTGGTTACCTCTCCACTATCCCCACCCCTGCTTCAGGCTGGCTCAGGGAGCTGGAGGGGAATTGATGCAGCCAGTCCTGAGTTTCCCTCCTGTCCTCCAGGCTAAGCAAGACCATTACTTCTTCAATCATGGCACTGATCTGTGCCATCAACCTCTACTTTGTGGTCAGCTacctgcccagcctcccccacccggCCTACTTCAGCCTTGTAGCCCTGCTGGCTGCAGCCTATCTGGGCCTCACCACCTACCTGGTACTGTAGGGCCAGCGGGTGCCTTTGGGATGGGGAGGGCAAGGAGAGGAGACATCAgatggaggcagggggtgggtggacTGGGGCTCCCCCAGAGGGGTTGTTCTCATAATCACCCCTTCCCCAGGTCTGGACCTGTTCCATTGCCCACGGAGCCACCCTGCTGGCCCACAGCTCCCACCAACACTTCTTGTACGGTCTTCCttcagaggagaaggagaagagggagccTTCTGCATGAACtctcccctgggcctggctggggtcTGGAATAAGTGGGGCAGACTGTCCTGCTGGACACGGAGGACAGCAGAGTGAGAGGGAGTTTTGGAGGCAGGCCCACCGGGGTTCCACAGGGACCTGCTGTTTCCGAGCTTAGACAGGTCtttgtcctcatctgtaaaatgggacaatacCAACCTTGCAATGGACGTAAAGCGCTTGCACACATTGCCCAACACTGGGccttaaaatctttttaaaaaatatttattgagcacctaaagGAGTGCCCTAACAGATCCagttggggggcagggcacaggctcCAGACTGGCACTTAAAAGAGTCCGATGGATGCTAAATCAATGCTAGTTCTCTTCTCTAGAAGAGCAGGGGAACGGCAACCAGTAAAGTACGAAATCCCTGAACCATCAAGAAGAGCGCCCTACTCGAACGTCTCCTCCTCTCGCGGTCTCCCTCCTCTTGCAGTCTCATTCGTTCCTCTCGCTGGAGTGGCCTCAGCATTTTTGTTCCACCAGCAACCCATTTTCCAGGCACTAAAACGGAGGCGCCGTTCTCCCTCCCCTTCGTGCGCCACGTCATAAGGAACCCCAGAGTCCCTGCCTTGGAGGCCCAACTTATCTGTGATCTCTCCGGGGAACCCGGCGGCCAGGACTCTAGAGCCGCGCAGTTAACGT contains the following coding sequences:
- the SLC11A1 gene encoding natural resistance-associated macrophage protein 1 isoform X2 translates to MTGDRGPQRPDRPNYGSISSPPTTGPQQEPPGATYLSEKIPIPDTQPGTFSLRKLWAFTGPGFLMSIAFLDPGNIESDLQAGAVAGFKLLWVLLWATVLGLLCQRLAARLGVVTGKDLGEVCHLYYPKVPRTLLWLTIELAIVGSDMQEVIGTAIAFSLLSAGRIPLWGGVLITIVDTFFFLFLDNYGLRKLEAFFGFLITIMALTFGYEYVVARPAQGALLRGLFLPLCPGCGQPELLQAVGIVGAIIMPHNIYLHSALVKSREIDRTRRADIREANMYFLIEAAIALSVSFFINLFIVAVFGQAFYQQTNQAAFNVCANSSLHDYAKIFPMNNHTVDVDIYQGGVILGCIFGPAALYIWAVGVLAAGQSSTMTGTYAGQFVMEGFLKLRWSRFTRVLLTRSCAILPTVLVAVFRDLRDLSGLNDLLNVLQSLLLPFAVLPILTFTSMPALMQEFANGWSGPVPLPTEPPCWPTAPTNTSCTVFLQRRRRRGSLLHELSPGPGWGLE
- the SLC11A1 gene encoding natural resistance-associated macrophage protein 1 isoform X1, whose protein sequence is MTGDRGPQRPDRPNYGSISSPPTTGPQQEPPGATYLSEKIPIPDTQPGTFSLRKLWAFTGPGFLMSIAFLDPGNIESDLQAGAVAGFKLLWVLLWATVLGLLCQRLAARLGVVTGKDLGEVCHLYYPKVPRTLLWLTIELAIVGSDMQEVIGTAIAFSLLSAGRIPLWGGVLITIVDTFFFLFLDNYGLRKLEAFFGFLITIMALTFGYEYVVARPAQGALLRGLFLPLCPGCGQPELLQAVGIVGAIIMPHNIYLHSALVKSREIDRTRRADIREANMYFLIEAAIALSVSFFINLFIVAVFGQAFYQQTNQAAFNVCANSSLHDYAKIFPMNNHTVDVDIYQGGVILGCIFGPAALYIWAVGVLAAGQSSTMTGTYAGQFVMEGFLKLRWSRFTRVLLTRSCAILPTVLVAVFRDLRDLSGLNDLLNVLQSLLLPFAVLPILTFTSMPALMQEFANGWLSKTITSSIMALICAINLYFVVSYLPSLPHPAYFSLVALLAAAYLGLTTYLVWTCSIAHGATLLAHSSHQHFLYGLPSEEKEKREPSA
- the SLC11A1 gene encoding natural resistance-associated macrophage protein 1 isoform X3 produces the protein MSIAFLDPGNIESDLQAGAVAGFKLLWVLLWATVLGLLCQRLAARLGVVTGKDLGEVCHLYYPKVPRTLLWLTIELAIVGSDMQEVIGTAIAFSLLSAGRIPLWGGVLITIVDTFFFLFLDNYGLRKLEAFFGFLITIMALTFGYEYVVARPAQGALLRGLFLPLCPGCGQPELLQAVGIVGAIIMPHNIYLHSALVKSREIDRTRRADIREANMYFLIEAAIALSVSFFINLFIVAVFGQAFYQQTNQAAFNVCANSSLHDYAKIFPMNNHTVDVDIYQGGVILGCIFGPAALYIWAVGVLAAGQSSTMTGTYAGQFVMEGFLKLRWSRFTRVLLTRSCAILPTVLVAVFRDLRDLSGLNDLLNVLQSLLLPFAVLPILTFTSMPALMQEFANGWLSKTITSSIMALICAINLYFVVSYLPSLPHPAYFSLVALLAAAYLGLTTYLVWTCSIAHGATLLAHSSHQHFLYGLPSEEKEKREPSA